A portion of the Homalodisca vitripennis isolate AUS2020 chromosome 2, UT_GWSS_2.1, whole genome shotgun sequence genome contains these proteins:
- the LOC124353528 gene encoding jerky protein homolog-like, which yields MDSRIFKQWFFEEFVPVVEAFLENKKLPRKALLILDNASSHPDADELVSDGIRALFLPPNVTALIQPLDQGVLETFKRNYKKRLLRNLLEKLEDGLGVTDALKLITMKDVVYWVSEAWDNVREDTIRRSWRKLFGIEKASRQETAAPENQPRACPPENEELVNLCNHLPVAEPISAEDISEWINGDEDQALTDDVIIQMLNQPEDDDNDEPDGATEKISHTEGLRTIEGALAYIEQQETATTNDLVWLRRWRNRAASLRSSNLSQKTITDFFGKKD from the exons atggactcgcggattttcaaacaatggttttttgaggaatTCGTTCCAGTCGTTGAAGCTTTCTTGGAGAACAAAAAACTCCCTCGCAAGGCCCTTCTTATTCTTGACAACGCTTCGTCCCATCCAGATGCTGATGAGCTAGTCAGCGATGGCATTAGAGCCTTATTTTTGCCTCCAAACGTTACTGCCCTCATCCAGCCTCTAGACCAGGGAGTTCTAGAAACTTTTAAGCGAAACTACAAAAAGAGGCTGCTTAGAAATCTACTGGAGAAGCTAGAGGACGGGCTGGGTGTCACTGATGCTCTCAAGTTAATCACAATGAAAGATGTTGTCTACTGGGTGTCAGAAGCTTGGGATAACGTTAGGGAGGACACTATAAGAAGGTCATGGCGCAAACTTTTCGGAATTGAAAAGGCAAGCCGCCAAGAGACAGCTGCTCCTGAAAACCAGCCAAGAGCATGTCCTCCTGAAAATGAAGAGCTTGTGAATCTTTGTAACCACCTTCCAGTGGCTGAGCCCATCAGTGCAGAGGACATCAGTGAATGGATCAATGGAGATGAGGATCAGGCCCTAACTGATGACGTGATTATCCAGATGCTCAACCAACCAGAAGATGATGACaa cgaTGAACCTGATGGGGCGACTGAGAAAATATCACATACAGAAGGTCTAAGAACGATCGAGGGAGCACTGGCATACATTGAACAACAAGAAACCGCAACAACAAACGATTTAGTTTGGCTGCGACGCTGGCGCAACAGGGCGGCTAGCCTAAGATCCTCTAATCTaagtcaaaaaacaataactgatttctttgggaaaaaagattag
- the LOC124353529 gene encoding uncharacterized protein LOC124353529: MTAATKTQSNRGPYRLKTTPRPSPRQRKTSAIPDRQHYWRLHYPPGLTVDQLAQFRRRHFTKPCDNLHPEPGSFSVLKTEYKRAFKNHRGEKLLAELEGCIKRAKRRQDYFRFEGDFAFNPEYKEKYVDYPRTRPRVKRPLGQFPVLGDDDIQRISEIHAQYVRYLEARRAELLRADTHLHPEGEFLVKLSEQKEQFVPKEGRRPELLRRPTSLHMEGDFNKTTENNESYVVRPAGIRTDLIRRQANLIVHEGDMDLITEKSSQYVKYANAHRQEPTKPPSNLNMEGDHEYSPEYKEKYIEYPRERYVAKRQEAHLKPEGEIGKTTELRSEFVDFPRERPVVKRQEAHLKPEGEFSDKTELKSEYVDFPRERHIAKRHDAHLKPEGDFLDATEIKSEFVDFPRERHIAKRQDAHLKPEGDFLDATEIKSEYIDFPRERHIAKRQDAHLKPEGEFQDSTELKSEFVDFPRERPIVKRQKATLKQEGDFAKTTELRSEYVDFPRERPVVKRQEAHLRPEGEMEKTTELRSEYVDFPRERPRVKKQEAHLRPEGEIETRTESAEYSNFPRERPHLYRTDSHLKPEGEMEKATEKSIEYKDFPRDRPVLQRTNTNLKPEGNIETTTESSQYFQNENTPRPVIQRPEDVIKRFEGRIDSDPEYRSSYLNYPRERPVLNKPREQLDRPDGKMSKASEMHEQFVRHDGSRPAASRRPPTNLRMEGEMKAEPEYRARFADPGQAFRVLTVTSGTSPPPPGKTVTFGESKTKRSAATRRAKAEDTTSETSTTESSTQAPPYRLTVENVDDNRAFVVLKDPNNNTTSSADPLTQSRWMARAENSQAAEKWVPSWADNAKAHK; this comes from the exons CCGGGGTCCGTACCGCCTGAAGACCACCCCCCGCCCGAGCCCTCGCCAGAGGAAGACCTCAGCCATCCCGGACAGGCAGCACTACTGGAGGCTTCACTACCCTCCAGGTCTCACGGTCGACCAGCTCGCGCAGTTCAGGCGACGACACTTCACCAAACCTTGCGACAACCTCCACCCTGAGCCGGGCTCCTTCTCCGTGCTCAAGACCGAGTACAAGAGGGCCTTCAAGAACCATCGAGGGGAGAAACTGTTGGCAGAACTAGAGGGTTGTATCAAACGTGCCAAGAGGAGGCAGGACTACTTTCGCTTCGAGGGAGACTTCGCCTTCAACCCGGAGTATAAGGAAAAGTACGTCGACTACCCCAGAACTCGGCCAAGGGTGAAGCGACCTCTGGGACAATTTCCTGTTCTGGGGGATGACGACATACAAAGAATATCTGAGATCCACGCCCAATACGTGAGGTACTTAGAGGCGCGAAGGGCAGAACTACTGAGGGCCGATACGCACCTTCATCCCGAGGGCGAGTTTTTAGTGAAGCTTTCAGAGCAAAAAGAACAATTTGTGCCAAAAGAAGGAAGGAGGCCAGAACTGTTGAGGAGACCCACCAGCCTTCATATGGAGGGAGACTTCAACAAGACGACGGAGAATAATGAGTCCTACGTCGTCAGACCGGCCGGTATCAGGACCGACCTCATCAGGAGACAGGCAAATCTCATCGTCCACGAGGGTGATATGGATCTCATTACGGAGAAGTCTTCCCAATACGTGAAGTATGCAAATGCTCACCGACAAGAGCCGACGAAACCTCCTAGTAACCTCAATATGGAGGGAGATCACGAGTATTCACCTGAGTATAAGGAGAAGTACATTGAATATCCAAGGGAACGGTACGTAGCGAAAAGGCAAGAGGCACATTTAAAACCTGAAGGAGAAATTGGTAAAACTACCGAGCTTCGGTCTGAATTTGTGGACTTCCCTAGAGAAAGACCAGTGGTAAAAAGACAAGAAGCCCATTTGAAACCTGAAGGAGAGTTTTCTGACAAGACCGAGTTGAAGTCTGAATATGTGGATTTCCCTAGAGAAAGACATATAGCTAAGAGACACGACGCTCATTTGAAGCCAGAAGGAGATTTCTTAGATGCGACTGAAATTAAGTCTGAATTTGTGGATTTCCCTCGGGAGAGGCATATAGCCAAACGACAAGACGCGCATTTAAAGCCTGAAGGCGATTTCTTAGACGCCACGGAAATAAAATCTGAATACATAGATTTTCCCAGGGAAAGGCATATTGCTAAAAGACAAGACGCCCACTTGAAGCCTGAAGGTGAATTTCAGGATTCGACAGAACTGAAATCCGAGTTTGTGGATTTTCCAAGGGAGCGACCGATAGTGAAAAGGCAAAAGGCTACCCTAAAGCAAGAAGGAGATTTTGCAAAAACCACTGAACTGAGATCGGAATACGTGGATTTTCCTAGAGAACGTCCTGTAGTTAAGAGACAGGAGGCACACCTTAGACCTGAAGGAGAAATGGAAAAAACAACTGAGTTGCGATCTGAATATGTAGACTTCCCTCGGGAACGGCCTAGGGTGAAGAAGCAAGAAGCTCACTTGCGACCTGAAGGAGAGATAGAGACGAGGACGGAGAGCGCTGAGTATTCGAACTTTCCGAGAGAAAGGCCCCACTTATACCGGACCGATTCTCACCTGAAACCGGAAGGGGAAATGGAGAAAGCCACTGAAAAGAGTATTGAGTATAAAGACTTCCCGAGAGATCGCCCTGTCCTCCAGAGAACCAATACGAATCTCAAGCCAGAAGGAAATATTGAAACGACCACTGAGAGCTCTCAATACTTCCAAAATGAGAACACCCCACGACCTGTGATCCAGAGACCTGAGGATGTCATCAAGAGGTTTGAGGGCAGAATAGACTCTGACCCTGAGTATCGTTCTTCATATCTCAACTATCCACGAGAACGTCCTGTACTGAATAAGCCAAGAGAACAACTGGACCGCCCAGATGGCAAAATGTCCAAG GCCAGCGAGATGCACGAGCAGTTCGTGCGGCACGACGGTTCCCGCCCTGCCGCTTCTCGCCGACCTCCTACCAACCTGCGGATGGAAGGCGAGATGAAGGCAGAGCCCGAGTACCGTGCCAGGTTCGCCGATCCTGGCCAGGCCTTCCGAGTCCTGACTGTCACCTCAGGAACTTCACCGCCTCCCCCGGGAAAGACTGTCACCTTCGGCGAGTCCAAGACTAAAAG ATCGGCGGCAACGCGTCGAGCCAAAGCAGAGGACACTACGAGCGAAACATCGACGACAGAATCCTCTACCCAAGCGCCTCCTTACCGTCTCACTGTGGAAAATGTGGACGATAACCGGGCCTTCGTGGTTTTGAAGGACCCTAACAACAACACGACATCCTCGGCCGATCCTCTTACTCAGAGTCGGTGGATGGCAAGGGCCGAAAACAGCCAAGCAGCCGAGAAGTGGGTACCTTCATGGGCTGACAACGCCAAGGCACACAAGTAG